A window of Streptomyces gilvosporeus contains these coding sequences:
- a CDS encoding ATP-grasp domain-containing protein, translating to MNTGAGPRGPGVLVIEPMGNAGRFLVEAADRLGIRLYAATHKDIYDTYPPWLGSALSGLCATDLADVPRALEEMDAFCRRHRITGIAACWELLTPLAALLAERLRLPGNDPVLARAARNKILMGEAFAAAGVPAPRWTVVQDAGQAHQVAASHDLGWPLVIKPAEQGGSWGVSIVGGPDQLSAAVAGAQQYTHAQPHGVALDTRVLVQEYVPGEEYSCETVIAHGVAYPLPVVRKETTEGTYRIETGHSCPADLAPPMARRVQHIAARAALAVGIRNGVAHTEVKIRPGASMPDVIETGARLPGGNICEIVEAASGVSAAAAYLQAVLGRVPDTAPLRSDAAAIRFLLPERGGRLGRIVIPEVTGTHSELHLRPGDMVPQPTDSSCRIGHVVARAETVEQARRLAAQVASRSRVEVS from the coding sequence ATGAACACCGGCGCAGGCCCCAGGGGGCCCGGAGTGCTGGTCATCGAGCCGATGGGGAACGCCGGTCGTTTCCTCGTCGAGGCCGCTGACCGGCTGGGAATCCGCTTGTACGCGGCCACGCACAAGGACATCTACGACACCTACCCTCCGTGGCTCGGGTCGGCTCTGTCCGGTCTGTGCGCGACCGATCTGGCGGACGTCCCGCGCGCGCTGGAGGAGATGGACGCCTTCTGCCGCCGCCACCGCATCACCGGCATCGCCGCCTGCTGGGAACTCCTCACTCCCCTCGCCGCCCTCCTGGCCGAGCGGCTGCGCCTGCCCGGCAACGACCCGGTTCTGGCCAGGGCGGCCCGCAACAAGATCCTCATGGGGGAGGCGTTCGCCGCCGCCGGGGTTCCGGCCCCGAGGTGGACGGTGGTGCAGGACGCCGGCCAGGCCCACCAGGTCGCTGCGTCGCACGACCTGGGATGGCCGCTGGTGATCAAGCCCGCCGAGCAGGGCGGCTCCTGGGGGGTGAGCATCGTCGGCGGCCCGGACCAGCTGTCGGCGGCGGTGGCCGGTGCGCAGCAGTACACACACGCCCAGCCGCACGGGGTGGCGCTCGATACCCGGGTCCTGGTGCAGGAGTACGTCCCGGGCGAGGAGTACTCCTGCGAGACGGTCATCGCACACGGGGTCGCCTATCCGCTGCCGGTCGTCCGCAAGGAAACCACCGAGGGCACGTACCGGATCGAGACCGGCCACAGCTGCCCCGCCGACCTCGCCCCGCCCATGGCCCGCCGGGTGCAGCACATCGCTGCCCGCGCCGCGCTCGCCGTGGGAATCCGCAACGGGGTGGCGCACACGGAAGTCAAGATCCGGCCCGGGGCGAGCATGCCGGACGTGATCGAGACCGGCGCGCGCCTTCCGGGCGGCAACATCTGCGAGATCGTCGAGGCGGCGAGCGGCGTCAGCGCGGCCGCCGCCTACCTTCAGGCCGTCCTCGGCCGGGTTCCCGACACCGCCCCCCTCCGCAGCGACGCCGCGGCGATCCGGTTCCTCCTGCCCGAGCGCGGGGGCAGGCTGGGCCGGATCGTCATCCCGGAGGTGACCGGCACGCACAGCGAACTCCATCTGCGGCCGGGGGACATGGTTCCGCAGCCGACGGATTCCTCCTGCCGGATCGGGCACGTGGTGGCCCGCGCCGAGACCGTAGAGCAAGCCCGCCGGCTGGCCGCACAGGTGGCCTCCCGGTCCCGAGTGGAAGTGAGCTGA
- a CDS encoding ATP-grasp domain-containing protein, giving the protein MRKIAFLRSVDIQRADPYIQRAVEVLTARGIEAALFHTHGQADDQDFPGERIRLDEGVTPRELADRVARWGADAAVSISLPCDNALRDAAAKAYLEARGIPTVMTPLASTLRLIDKWETKQLLKDAGLEVPRGFRADSDLLAGRGLPVPGYRDALRVQAEQVGYPLLSKPVWDSTSFGIQALASPTDLDRYLAGPPEVSAVVEEVVHGDLCSVDIVGRPGAYRVLPVCWTGRAGAEPVFTFEDLRWCGPRPEADTRFDDVARKLVLLCERLGVCGSVNVDMIYTGDRFVVLEINPRIGGATTLSCAASGTNTFITLTDLARGLAPAGGPASRVGWAIEFLVPEGIPEPVAAELRERLDIVTAHELVIDGTSHGDIVVFCLPEGDEAQTVKVFQDLHGTTGFPSEGVLGKICSLLAP; this is encoded by the coding sequence GTGCGGAAGATAGCGTTCCTGCGGTCTGTCGACATCCAGCGCGCCGACCCCTACATCCAGCGGGCCGTGGAGGTTCTCACCGCCCGCGGCATCGAGGCCGCGCTGTTCCACACCCACGGTCAGGCCGACGACCAGGATTTCCCCGGGGAACGGATACGTCTCGATGAGGGGGTGACGCCGCGTGAACTCGCCGACCGGGTGGCCCGGTGGGGCGCGGACGCCGCGGTGTCGATCTCTTTGCCGTGCGACAACGCCCTGCGCGACGCCGCGGCGAAGGCGTATCTGGAGGCTCGCGGTATCCCGACCGTCATGACGCCGCTCGCGTCGACCTTGCGCCTGATCGACAAGTGGGAGACCAAGCAGCTCCTGAAGGACGCCGGACTGGAGGTGCCGCGCGGCTTCCGGGCCGACTCCGACCTGCTGGCCGGCCGCGGGCTGCCCGTACCGGGATACCGGGATGCACTTCGGGTGCAGGCCGAACAGGTCGGCTATCCGCTGCTGTCCAAGCCGGTATGGGACTCCACCAGCTTCGGCATCCAGGCGCTCGCCTCCCCCACGGATCTGGACAGGTATCTGGCCGGTCCACCGGAGGTGTCGGCGGTGGTCGAAGAGGTGGTGCACGGTGACCTGTGCAGCGTGGACATCGTCGGACGTCCGGGCGCCTACCGGGTGCTGCCCGTGTGCTGGACCGGCCGCGCCGGCGCCGAGCCGGTCTTCACCTTCGAGGACCTGCGCTGGTGCGGCCCCCGCCCTGAGGCCGACACCCGGTTCGACGACGTGGCACGCAAGCTGGTCCTGCTGTGCGAACGGCTCGGGGTGTGCGGGTCGGTCAACGTCGACATGATCTACACCGGTGACCGGTTCGTCGTCCTGGAGATCAACCCGAGGATCGGCGGGGCCACCACCTTGTCCTGCGCCGCCTCGGGGACGAACACCTTCATCACGCTGACGGACCTGGCCCGCGGCCTGGCGCCCGCCGGCGGCCCGGCCTCCCGCGTGGGGTGGGCGATCGAGTTCCTCGTGCCCGAAGGGATCCCTGAACCGGTGGCGGCGGAGCTGCGTGAGCGCCTGGACATCGTCACCGCGCATGAGCTGGTGATCGACGGCACCAGCCACGGTGACATCGTCGTCTTCTGTCTGCCGGAGGGGGACGAGGCCCAGACGGTCAAGGTCTTTCAGGATCTGCACGGGACGACCGGGTTTCCGAGTGAAGGGGTTCTGGGCAAGATCTGTTCCCTGCTTGCACCGTGA
- a CDS encoding MFS transporter: protein MTIAVPPDSRRRPRRRPRTLGLPALRGHGLFITGNVIDSLGNGMLLPLGLLYFTAVRGLAPAAVGVAVTAGQALALPVTFLAGHLMDRVGPKPLVVWANVFSAAGFLSFLAAREPWHVAVSYLLVQAGINAYFTAQRTLITHVTAPGERRAWFAFTSSLRNVGLAVGSGIAALALAVSGDGAFIWMIAADAATYLLAATCFATLTTTPPPPDGETSSQVTRSDNARRYLLLVTANIPYVLAQAVLSVLIALYTTRALHLPAWSASMLFVINSVIVSGLSTAITAHLAPAVPRRAVSAGYLLMAAAMAAFAAPAAAELGPAVWVVLVAAIVLFSVAEIFLGPSLSELSVSLTPTAASGFTQGLYQFSWALGMVTAPALFTLLLESGPLIPWGAEAAACLLAFLAAPALKAPNRHRRKRTQR from the coding sequence GTGACCATCGCAGTCCCCCCGGATTCCCGGCGCCGCCCCCGCAGGAGGCCCCGTACGCTGGGCCTGCCCGCGCTGCGGGGGCACGGTCTGTTCATCACCGGCAACGTCATCGACTCCCTCGGCAACGGCATGCTTCTGCCGCTGGGGCTGCTGTACTTCACCGCCGTGCGCGGTCTTGCGCCGGCCGCCGTCGGTGTCGCGGTAACGGCCGGACAGGCCCTGGCCCTGCCGGTCACGTTCCTGGCCGGGCACCTCATGGACCGCGTCGGGCCCAAGCCCCTGGTGGTGTGGGCCAATGTGTTCTCCGCCGCCGGGTTCCTCAGCTTCCTGGCCGCGCGGGAGCCGTGGCACGTCGCCGTCTCCTATCTGCTGGTCCAGGCCGGGATCAACGCGTACTTCACCGCGCAACGCACCCTCATCACCCACGTCACGGCGCCCGGGGAGCGCCGGGCGTGGTTCGCCTTCACCAGCTCGTTGCGGAACGTGGGGCTGGCCGTGGGGTCCGGGATCGCCGCGCTCGCCCTGGCAGTGTCCGGGGACGGGGCGTTCATCTGGATGATCGCGGCCGACGCCGCCACCTACCTGCTGGCCGCCACCTGCTTCGCCACCCTCACCACCACGCCTCCACCCCCGGACGGTGAGACGTCGTCGCAGGTGACCCGGTCCGACAATGCGCGTCGCTACCTGCTGCTCGTCACCGCGAACATCCCCTACGTCCTCGCGCAGGCCGTCCTCTCGGTGCTCATCGCCCTTTACACCACCCGCGCGCTGCATCTGCCGGCGTGGTCGGCGAGCATGCTGTTCGTCATCAACTCGGTGATCGTGTCGGGCCTTTCCACCGCGATCACCGCCCATCTGGCTCCCGCGGTTCCCCGGCGTGCCGTCAGTGCCGGCTACCTGCTCATGGCCGCGGCGATGGCCGCGTTCGCCGCGCCGGCCGCTGCGGAGTTGGGTCCTGCCGTGTGGGTGGTGCTGGTGGCGGCGATCGTCCTGTTCAGCGTGGCGGAGATCTTTCTGGGTCCTTCCCTGAGCGAGCTGTCGGTCTCCCTGACACCGACGGCCGCATCCGGGTTCACCCAGGGCCTCTACCAGTTCTCCTGGGCACTCGGGATGGTCACCGCCCCGGCCCTGTTCACCCTGCTGCTGGAATCCGGGCCCCTCATCCCCTGGGGGGCGGAGGCCGCCGCTTGCCTGCTGGCGTTCCTCGCCGCCCCCGCGCTCAAAGCCCCCAACCGTCACCGCCGAAAGAGGACGCAGCGTTGA
- a CDS encoding GNAT family N-acetyltransferase: MNTELADSIHRVPAADWERLARPVSLYLSHRWLAGEEQDPTATTAYALVRDRDGTLLAATPLHLVHEEPNDNYRPDKALDSPVRPRVLAGARRGYHNIPLTAPGLSAGQRDTCLAVLRDAARSFAVAHGTTHWWPYLTHDAATRLAPLYRERPLLLEDDATIPLPGAGFDDYLASLPSQRRVGIRRERRSFAGAGIGVRHRTLGDCYEDAGVLLAGHQQEHGHDRDGIDAMTAVLERQARTMGDEARVVAAYDGSRMIGFCLYYHHGATTWIRAVAVDRTHPAPGLYFNLMYYLPIDDAYTRGTSALHTGMKAIEAKRRRGAAVSGLYALADR; encoded by the coding sequence TTGAACACCGAACTCGCCGACAGCATCCACCGCGTACCGGCCGCCGACTGGGAACGCCTCGCCCGGCCCGTCAGCCTCTACCTCTCCCACCGGTGGCTTGCCGGGGAAGAACAAGACCCCACCGCCACCACCGCCTACGCACTCGTACGGGACCGCGACGGCACGCTGCTGGCCGCGACCCCGCTGCACCTCGTCCACGAAGAACCCAACGACAACTACCGTCCGGACAAGGCCCTGGACTCACCCGTGCGGCCCCGGGTGCTCGCAGGCGCCCGCCGCGGCTACCACAACATCCCGCTGACCGCCCCCGGCCTGAGCGCCGGACAGCGGGACACCTGCCTGGCCGTGCTGCGTGACGCGGCCCGCAGCTTCGCCGTCGCGCACGGCACCACGCACTGGTGGCCCTATCTGACCCACGACGCCGCGACCCGGCTCGCCCCCCTCTACCGCGAGCGGCCCCTGCTCCTGGAAGACGATGCCACCATCCCCCTGCCCGGAGCCGGATTCGACGACTACCTCGCCTCCCTCCCCTCACAGCGCCGCGTCGGCATACGCCGCGAACGCCGCTCCTTCGCCGGGGCCGGGATCGGCGTACGCCACCGGACGCTGGGGGACTGCTACGAGGATGCCGGGGTGCTGCTCGCCGGTCACCAGCAGGAGCACGGCCATGACCGGGACGGCATCGACGCCATGACCGCGGTCCTGGAGCGGCAAGCGCGGACCATGGGGGACGAGGCGCGAGTGGTGGCCGCCTACGACGGCTCCCGGATGATCGGCTTCTGCCTGTACTACCACCACGGCGCCACGACATGGATCCGCGCGGTCGCCGTCGACAGGACCCACCCCGCCCCGGGCCTCTACTTCAACCTCATGTACTACCTGCCGATCGACGACGCCTACACCCGCGGCACCTCCGCCCTGCACACCGGAATGAAAGCCATCGAGGCCAAGAGGCGGCGCGGAGCAGCCGTGAGCGGCCTCTACGCCCTTGCCGACCGGTGA
- a CDS encoding HEAT repeat domain-containing protein: MGEDPLIAAVRSGDAKAVAALLAAGADSNAVDEHGTPALCLAVDAFDLPVVEELRMSDPPVRLNCTAADGRTPLLRAIDRGACEITSVLISGGADLWRTDAEGRNALELARHWHLTGAEAELRHRSGTSGPVARRAVLDGWGNVCEELSLGGLTVRDGHAAILTELEPRYGIAPAFEELMGRALAEPDVDRPVWWSTTITLQGRHAPAVWAEAAALRDRPNPLERYCGAEVIRLVHLFDESDDSPFDVPLVDLFLPWAAREEDPRVMRALAAGLAEAMDPRAEQPLPALTRHRDREVRRRALSGLHRLIAQGDPEALAAAVARTHDADALVREAACTAVAQAAADSAAPSDALAACLHDEVEAVRVAAAIRLFLRDDPRGDEVLRSLGRIDQDSPYFAAFHDVWYHPRALGPAD, translated from the coding sequence ATGGGTGAGGATCCGCTCATAGCGGCAGTACGGAGCGGGGACGCCAAGGCGGTGGCAGCCCTGCTGGCGGCGGGGGCCGACTCCAACGCCGTTGACGAGCACGGCACTCCGGCACTGTGTCTGGCCGTGGACGCCTTCGACCTCCCGGTTGTCGAAGAGCTGAGGATGTCCGACCCCCCGGTCCGGCTGAACTGCACCGCCGCTGACGGCCGTACGCCTCTGCTGCGAGCCATCGACCGTGGCGCCTGTGAGATCACGTCCGTGCTCATCAGCGGCGGAGCAGATCTGTGGCGCACTGACGCCGAGGGACGTAACGCCCTGGAGCTGGCGCGGCACTGGCACCTCACGGGCGCTGAGGCCGAGCTGCGCCACAGGAGCGGTACTTCGGGACCGGTCGCGCGCAGAGCGGTTCTGGACGGGTGGGGCAACGTCTGCGAAGAGCTGTCGCTCGGTGGCCTGACGGTCCGCGACGGGCACGCTGCGATCCTCACCGAGCTTGAGCCCCGGTACGGGATCGCACCGGCCTTCGAGGAGTTGATGGGCCGCGCCCTGGCCGAGCCGGACGTCGACCGGCCGGTGTGGTGGTCGACGACGATCACGCTCCAGGGGCGCCACGCCCCCGCCGTCTGGGCGGAGGCCGCCGCCCTGCGCGACCGCCCGAATCCGCTGGAGCGGTACTGCGGCGCCGAGGTGATCCGTCTCGTCCACCTCTTCGATGAGAGCGACGACAGTCCTTTCGACGTGCCGCTCGTCGACCTCTTCCTCCCCTGGGCAGCGCGAGAGGAGGATCCACGGGTGATGCGGGCACTCGCCGCGGGCCTGGCCGAGGCCATGGACCCCCGGGCCGAGCAACCGCTGCCGGCGCTCACCCGGCACCGTGACCGGGAGGTCCGACGGCGGGCGCTCTCCGGCCTTCACCGGCTGATCGCGCAGGGCGACCCCGAAGCCCTGGCCGCCGCCGTGGCCCGCACGCACGACGCGGATGCCCTGGTACGCGAGGCGGCGTGCACGGCAGTCGCCCAGGCCGCCGCGGATTCTGCCGCGCCTTCGGACGCTCTTGCCGCTTGTCTCCACGACGAGGTCGAGGCCGTACGGGTCGCGGCAGCGATCCGGCTGTTCCTGCGCGACGACCCACGCGGCGACGAGGTACTGCGCAGTCTCGGCCGTATCGACCAGGACTCGCCCTACTTCGCGGCTTTCCACGACGTCTGGTATCACCCTCGTGCGCTGGGCCCCGCCGATTGA
- a CDS encoding methyltransferase domain-containing protein, which produces MTSSAFETAKPDSVTYLDRLATSDLGRSYKRRMLDVLDLHPGHTVLDLGCGPGTDLEALAQAVTPAGTVIGIDHDQDMVDAARTRATGQAVVDVRHADIHDLSMADGTADRARTDRVLQHVADPPAALDEIRRVLRPGGRLVMGEPDWETLAVDHPDSNLTRAYTRHVAERVVRNAGIGRQLARLATESGFTVPEVIPVTPVFRDLRVADKILGLERTTRRAVEAGYFSDQEAEAWLSRLSQGPFFAAVTFYIVVAEA; this is translated from the coding sequence ATGACATCCTCCGCGTTCGAGACGGCCAAACCCGATTCCGTCACCTATCTCGACCGGCTCGCCACGAGCGATCTCGGCCGCTCCTACAAGCGGCGCATGCTCGACGTACTCGATCTGCATCCCGGACACACGGTGCTCGACCTCGGCTGCGGTCCCGGTACCGACCTGGAGGCTCTCGCCCAGGCAGTCACCCCTGCCGGCACGGTCATCGGCATCGACCACGACCAGGACATGGTGGACGCCGCCCGGACACGCGCCACCGGTCAGGCCGTGGTGGACGTCCGGCACGCAGACATCCACGACCTGTCGATGGCCGACGGCACCGCCGACCGCGCCCGCACCGACCGGGTCCTCCAGCATGTGGCCGATCCACCGGCGGCGCTCGACGAGATCCGCCGGGTCCTGCGGCCGGGCGGGCGGCTCGTCATGGGCGAGCCCGACTGGGAGACCCTGGCCGTCGACCACCCCGACAGCAACCTGACCCGCGCCTACACCCGCCATGTGGCCGAACGCGTGGTGCGCAACGCGGGTATCGGCAGGCAGCTCGCACGCCTGGCGACCGAGAGCGGCTTCACCGTGCCCGAGGTCATCCCGGTCACTCCGGTCTTCCGGGACCTCCGGGTCGCGGACAAGATCCTCGGCCTGGAACGCACCACCCGGCGAGCTGTCGAGGCCGGGTACTTCAGCGACCAGGAGGCGGAAGCCTGGCTGAGCCGGCTCAGCCAGGGCCCGTTCTTCGCGGCGGTGACGTTCTACATCGTCGTGGCCGAGGCGTAG
- a CDS encoding VOC family protein → MTTEAATRRMPGAPCWVSLLAHSLSATQEFYGALFGWEFRPGPQHFGPYARAYLDGQEVAGVGELAPDRHLPVAWTTYLASEDADATADQIRSCGGTVAVGPLDADDAGRMAIGSDPQGAIFGIWQGRSMRGTALSGEPGTPVWNELVTQETGVVEPFYERVFGFESEPVGAADFDYLTLHIKGHPVAGIHGVGTAPLRDRGPYWMTYFAVPDTDAAARRVTELGGRVLRPAQDSPHGRLAAVADCEGAAFTIIQTP, encoded by the coding sequence ATGACGACCGAGGCAGCGACCCGGCGGATGCCCGGCGCGCCCTGCTGGGTGAGCCTTCTGGCGCACAGTCTGTCCGCGACGCAGGAGTTCTACGGCGCGCTCTTCGGCTGGGAGTTCCGCCCCGGGCCACAGCACTTCGGTCCCTACGCCCGCGCCTACCTGGACGGCCAGGAGGTGGCCGGGGTCGGCGAACTGGCACCCGACCGCCATCTGCCCGTCGCCTGGACCACCTATCTGGCGAGCGAGGACGCCGATGCCACCGCCGACCAGATCCGCTCCTGCGGCGGAACGGTGGCCGTCGGACCGTTGGACGCCGACGACGCCGGCCGGATGGCGATCGGCTCCGACCCCCAGGGCGCGATCTTCGGCATCTGGCAGGGCAGGTCGATGCGGGGCACCGCACTCAGCGGCGAACCGGGCACCCCGGTGTGGAACGAACTGGTCACCCAGGAGACCGGCGTGGTCGAACCGTTCTACGAACGGGTCTTCGGGTTCGAGTCCGAGCCCGTGGGCGCCGCCGACTTCGACTATCTGACGCTGCACATCAAGGGGCATCCGGTGGCGGGCATTCACGGCGTGGGCACCGCCCCGCTGCGCGACCGCGGCCCGTACTGGATGACGTACTTCGCCGTCCCGGACACCGACGCGGCGGCGCGGCGGGTCACCGAACTGGGCGGACGGGTGCTGCGGCCGGCGCAGGACAGCCCGCACGGCAGGCTGGCAGCGGTCGCCGACTGCGAGGGCGCCGCGTTCACGATCATCCAGACACCCTGA
- a CDS encoding sulfurtransferase, translated as MNAIITATELASELTSSAAPVLLDVRYQLGGPPGRPQYEAGHLPHAVYVDLDAELASPPGPAGRHPLPDLSVFAEAMRAAGVRADRPVVTYDGGQGWAAARAWWLLRWSGHPDVRVLDGGLAAWQASGRSLSVDKVTPQRGDFTPVPGSLPLLTADDAGSLARRGVLLDARAAERYRGEVEPIDRVAGHIPGAVSAPTTENVVDGGTTFRDASELAKRFAALGATEDAEVGVYCGSGVSAAHQVLALAVAGIPAALYVGSWSEWSNDPSRPVSTGAHPG; from the coding sequence ATGAACGCCATCATCACCGCTACCGAACTCGCGAGCGAGTTGACGTCCTCCGCCGCCCCGGTGCTCCTCGACGTCCGCTACCAGCTCGGCGGCCCGCCCGGTCGCCCCCAGTATGAGGCCGGACACCTGCCCCACGCGGTCTATGTCGACCTCGACGCCGAGCTGGCCTCGCCACCCGGCCCGGCCGGCCGCCATCCGCTGCCCGACCTGTCCGTCTTCGCGGAGGCCATGCGGGCCGCTGGGGTCCGCGCGGACCGCCCGGTGGTCACCTATGACGGCGGCCAGGGGTGGGCCGCGGCGCGCGCCTGGTGGCTGTTGCGCTGGTCGGGTCATCCGGACGTCCGGGTGCTCGACGGCGGCCTGGCCGCCTGGCAGGCGTCCGGGCGATCCCTGAGTGTCGACAAAGTGACTCCGCAGCGCGGTGACTTCACCCCCGTACCGGGGTCGCTGCCGCTGCTGACCGCGGACGACGCGGGCTCCCTCGCGCGCCGGGGCGTCCTCCTGGACGCGCGGGCCGCCGAGCGCTACCGGGGCGAGGTCGAACCCATCGACCGCGTCGCCGGGCACATCCCCGGTGCGGTGTCCGCGCCGACGACCGAGAACGTCGTCGACGGCGGCACCACCTTCCGCGACGCGTCCGAACTGGCCAAGCGGTTCGCCGCACTGGGTGCCACCGAGGATGCCGAGGTCGGGGTGTACTGCGGCTCCGGTGTGTCCGCCGCCCACCAGGTGCTCGCCCTGGCCGTGGCCGGAATTCCCGCCGCGCTGTACGTCGGCTCCTGGAGCGAGTGGTCCAACGACCCGTCCCGCCCGGTGTCCACCGGCGCGCACCCGGGCTGA
- the sepH gene encoding septation protein SepH codes for MPELRVVAVSNDGTRLVLKAADSTEYTLPIDERLRAAVRNDRARLGQIEIEVESHLRPRDIQARIRAGASAEEVAQLAGIPVERVRRFEGPVLAERAFMAERARKTPVRRPGENTGPQLGEAVAERLLLRGADKDSIQWDSWRRDDGTWEVLLVYRVVAEPRSATWTYDPPRRLVQAVDDEARALIGESDDTPEPSFPFVPRIARLPRDRPLDRALDRQMPDRGERAAQAGGEDAAPRVAEEATGERERERDSLTSLLEAVPSFRGDMVVPETAKAAPQEDEAVEEELEEPAAPAASAGAGSAYADVLMPRAVAGHRDRLTGTTDRQAEADGVRPGRRAAVPSWDEIVFGTRRKKPE; via the coding sequence ATGCCCGAACTGCGTGTCGTGGCCGTCTCCAACGACGGCACACGGCTGGTGCTCAAGGCTGCGGACAGCACCGAGTACACGCTTCCGATCGACGAGCGGCTGCGCGCCGCGGTCCGCAACGACCGCGCCCGTCTGGGCCAGATCGAGATCGAGGTCGAGAGCCACCTGCGGCCACGGGACATCCAGGCGCGGATACGTGCCGGAGCCTCCGCGGAGGAGGTCGCCCAGCTCGCCGGTATCCCCGTCGAGCGGGTGCGCCGCTTCGAGGGGCCGGTCCTGGCGGAGCGCGCCTTCATGGCCGAGCGGGCCCGGAAGACTCCCGTCCGCCGCCCCGGCGAGAACACCGGACCGCAGCTCGGCGAGGCGGTCGCGGAGCGGCTGCTGCTGCGCGGCGCCGACAAGGACAGCATCCAGTGGGACTCCTGGCGCCGGGACGACGGCACCTGGGAGGTGCTGCTGGTCTACCGCGTCGTCGCCGAGCCGCGCTCGGCGACCTGGACGTACGACCCGCCGCGGCGGCTGGTGCAGGCCGTGGACGACGAGGCGCGGGCGCTGATCGGCGAGAGCGACGACACGCCCGAGCCGAGCTTCCCGTTCGTCCCGCGCATCGCACGGCTGCCGCGCGACCGGCCGCTGGACCGCGCCCTGGACCGCCAGATGCCCGACCGCGGCGAACGGGCGGCGCAGGCGGGCGGCGAGGACGCCGCGCCGCGGGTCGCCGAGGAGGCCACCGGTGAGCGCGAACGCGAGCGGGACTCGCTGACCAGCCTGCTGGAGGCGGTGCCGAGCTTCCGGGGCGACATGGTCGTACCGGAGACCGCCAAGGCGGCGCCGCAGGAGGACGAAGCGGTCGAGGAAGAGCTGGAGGAGCCGGCCGCACCGGCGGCGAGCGCGGGTGCCGGTTCCGCGTACGCCGATGTGCTGATGCCGCGGGCGGTGGCCGGGCATCGCGACCGGCTGACCGGGACGACGGACCGGCAGGCGGAGGCGGACGGCGTACGGCCGGGCCGCCGCGCCGCGGTGCCGAGCTGGGACGAGATCGTCTTCGGCACCCGGCGCAAGAAGCCGGAGTAA